The Halomarina ordinaria genome segment ACACCAGTACTGCCAATACCCTCTCCACCTCTGCCAGTAACCGCCAACCACTAGTGCCAGTATTTCCAATACCCTCTCCAGTGTTGCCAGTAACTTTGAACTGATGTCCCTATGACCAGTTATGTAATCACCACCGTTTCCAGTTATACATAGGAGGATACAGGGCACCGATTTTACTGGCAAAAGTGGTGTGTCTGACATTCTATCTGATAGTTGAACGGATTCCCATCTCATCAGCGAATGAATAGCTATTTAATCAGTAGGGAGATGGTCTGACTTTCCATAGCAAATCCCTCTGGCATCCTGACACCATGTTCGAATGTGTTGACACTGGCCAGTATGAAACTCTGTTTCAGTCCGCTCTTACTCGCCCGAATTGTTCTTACCAAACGATAGAACAGACATTGACTGTACTGTTTGGTAAGAAACCAAAGGACGAAGTAGCGTCAACGCGAATGTCAACGCATGGGAACCGCCGACGAACAGATCCGGGTGAGTGATCGGGTCAAGCGCGAGCTCGAACGCCGGAAGCGACGGCGCGAGAGTTACAACGATGTGCTTGAGCGGCTGCTCGCAGAGAACGAGCCTGGTGACTTCTACGATGGATTCGGTCGGTGGTCGGACGAGGACGCAGCGACCGTTCGCGAGCAGCGAGCGAAGGCGAAGGACGATCGGAAACGGCGGATGCGAGAGCGGGCTGAGAACGGGACATGAAAGTTCTCGATGCCTCGTTTCTCATCGATTACCTTGACGGACGCGTGGAGACGCGTGAATTCTACGAGGCGAGTGGCGGCGCTGACGAACGGTGGGTGATTCCTGTCCCAGCGCTTGCAGAGGTACTCGTCGGGGAGGGGAACCTTCCGAATGGAGATGTCAGTGACGCCCATGCTGCGCTGTCATGGGCGGAGGTATACGCAGTCGATGAGCGAACAGCTGTCATCGCTGGAGAGATTGCTGACGAAATCGCTCCTGGTGGTCCGTATCTCGATGGGCCCGACGGACTCATCGCAGCGGTTGGTCGTGAACTCGATGCCCCTGTCGTCTCCGGTGACGGCGATCTCACGCACCCCCAGACGAAAGCGGTCATCAAGGTCGAAGAGTACAGAGAGCGTACGGCGTAGCGAAGCTGCTCTAACTCACCACAATCGAGTCCTGCTGCGCGTCTGTTTCTGACGGCGCGGCTTTGTTGAAATCCTATTGGCTCGACACTTTCTCCGCTGAAACAGCCGTTAGTTAGAACTGCGCGTCGGTCACGGGCTCGACACTCAGTATGATAGAGTGGTTCTGTTGAAATCCTCCGAGACTGATAGTTTAGGGAGGCTATGCTGTATACAGAGCGCGAGTCGGTCAATCGCCCAGACAATTATCGACTCCACGGTTATGCTTTCAGAGGACGTATCTGATGGTATGCCAAACGTTAACGTGCCGTTCGCGGACGCCGTGACAATCCATGGCACTGTCGAGCCCGGTTTCGAGCCTGTCCGTGAAGTGTTCGCGGAGAATTTTCACGACCGCAACGAATTGGGGGCGGCGGTTGCCGTCTACTCTCGTGGCGAGCTCGTCGTCGACCTCTGGGGTGGCTACCGGGACACCGACCACGAGCATCCGTGGGAGGCCGACACGATGGTCCTCGTGGCCTCGGGGACGAAGGGGATGACGGCGGCGGCCATCGCTGTCGCGCTCTCGCGGGGGTTGTTTGCACTCGACGACCGCATCGCCGACCACTGGCCAGCGTTCGCCCAGCACGGGAAGGGTGAGGTCACGGTCCGACAGTTGCTGAGTCACCAGGCAGGGCTCGCGACGCTCGATGGGCGCCTTTCGCCGGAGCAGATTGCCGACACGGAGTTCCTCTCGGGCCTGCTCGCGAGCGAGAAACTCGACTGGGTGCCCGGCACCCGCCACGGCTACCATGCGTTCACACTGGGCTGGTACGCAAGCGAACTGCTCCGACACACCGACGGACGGACGCTGGGCCAGTTCTTCACCGAGGAGGTGGCCGAGCCGCTCGGCCTGGAATTCTACATCGGGCTTCCCGAGAAGATTCCAACCGACCGCGTGGCGGACCTCGATGCATTTGGGTATCTGGATATGCTCTTGAACCTCCGGACACTGTCGCCGCGGTTCGTCCTGTCGTTCTTCAACCCGTGGTCGGTGACGAATCGGGCGCTGAATGTGCTCGATACCCGACGTCCGGCCGACCTGAACAGTCCGGCGTTCCGTGCGGTGGAGATTCCCTCGGGCAACGGCATCGGGACCGCCCGCGCGATGGCACGGCTGTATGGTGAACTCGCGACGGGCGGCGAGGCGCTGGGTCTCGACAAGGACGTGTTCGCGGAATTGACCGCCCCCCCGTTGCCGCCGTCAGGTGACCGGCGGGACGTCGTCATCGGCATGGAGACGGCGTACGCGATGGGGTATTCGAAACCGTCGCCCGACTTCCGGTTCGGGACTTCAGATGCCTCGTTCGGTACTCCCGGCGCCGGCGGCTCGTTCGGGTTCGCGGACCCCGACGTGGAACTGGGCTTTGCCTACACACCCAACCGATTGGGCCTCCACCTGAAGGACGACCCCCGGGAGGTGGCACTCAGGGAAGCCGTCTACGAGTGCATCGAACGCCGGAGTTCGGAGACGGATTCACCTCGTACCCGACTCTGACGTTCTGAATAATTCGATAACGCCGCGAATACAGGTTCCCGGCAGATTGCTGTCGCCTACCTGGCTCTTGCTTTACTCGTGATGGTCGCGGCCGGGTTGCGAAATATATACTCTGTATCTAACAACACCGGCAAGGTATGCAAGAGTCTTAAGAGCGATTCAGAATGACGCAGTTATAGAGACGTGCCGCGGGTGTATCGAGTAGTCCTCGAGTTGAGAACTTTGGCGGGTTTGGACAGGGAACTGAACAGAGCATTCAAACAGATATCGCCGAAGACTAGTATCCTCGACCAGCCAATTTCAGTAATACTCGCTTAGTTCCTTCTGCTGATCGACCTCTTCGGTGGCTTGCTCATAACACTCCTCCTGCATCTGTTCGCGCTTCTGCTGCACCTGATATTGGCACCACTTCTGTTCGAGCGTTTTCTCGAGACCCCGGCTGTTGGTGTATCGAGAGACAATTTTGAAGTCTGCCGGGCCATCTGGTTCCCTGCGCAAGAAGTTGATGGTCTGAGCCATCTGGATGATATTCGCGATAATCTCCTCACACACGTCCTCTGAGACGTAGAAGAGGTCCTCGTCGATCGTCGAGTGAATCGTCTCCTTGTCGACATAGCAGTGTCCACTGTGCTTGCTTCGAGATGAGATTATCGTCCGAAGCTGCGTGACAGGGTGGGATTCTGGGAAGACATTGAATCCGCCCGTGGAGGTGTCTGCCTTCTTCAGCGCACTATTGAGAGAATGGTTCGAGTGTTGGATTCGCAGCCGCGTATCTTCCAGGTCTTCTCCCTCCGGTAGTTGGTCAGGCAGAATCGAGTTTACAGAGACTCGCTTGCGCATCTGGTGAACGCCCCAGGTGACGACCTCCACACCGGTTTCAATGACCTTCTCTGTGATGTCATTCGCATCGCTGGCAAAGGTCGCTAGCACGTACTCAATGTTCCGTGGTTCCTCACCGAGGTAGTGCTCAACGATGTAGTCCCTGTGCTCCTCGACGGTTTCCCGCTGTTTCTCGACCTCGTTGACTAGGCTCTTTGCGCCCTTCCCGATGCTCGACTTCGCCTCACCGAAGACCGCTTGTCCTTCGAAATCCCAGAGCAGAAAGTCGAAGTTCGGGACGCCGAGCTCCTCAAGCGGGTCT includes the following:
- a CDS encoding antitoxin VapB family protein translates to MGTADEQIRVSDRVKRELERRKRRRESYNDVLERLLAENEPGDFYDGFGRWSDEDAATVREQRAKAKDDRKRRMRERAENGT
- a CDS encoding serine hydrolase domain-containing protein, with amino-acid sequence MLSEDVSDGMPNVNVPFADAVTIHGTVEPGFEPVREVFAENFHDRNELGAAVAVYSRGELVVDLWGGYRDTDHEHPWEADTMVLVASGTKGMTAAAIAVALSRGLFALDDRIADHWPAFAQHGKGEVTVRQLLSHQAGLATLDGRLSPEQIADTEFLSGLLASEKLDWVPGTRHGYHAFTLGWYASELLRHTDGRTLGQFFTEEVAEPLGLEFYIGLPEKIPTDRVADLDAFGYLDMLLNLRTLSPRFVLSFFNPWSVTNRALNVLDTRRPADLNSPAFRAVEIPSGNGIGTARAMARLYGELATGGEALGLDKDVFAELTAPPLPPSGDRRDVVIGMETAYAMGYSKPSPDFRFGTSDASFGTPGAGGSFGFADPDVELGFAYTPNRLGLHLKDDPREVALREAVYECIERRSSETDSPRTRL
- a CDS encoding PIN domain-containing protein, whose amino-acid sequence is MKVLDASFLIDYLDGRVETREFYEASGGADERWVIPVPALAEVLVGEGNLPNGDVSDAHAALSWAEVYAVDERTAVIAGEIADEIAPGGPYLDGPDGLIAAVGRELDAPVVSGDGDLTHPQTKAVIKVEEYRERTA